A section of the Humulus lupulus chromosome 2, drHumLupu1.1, whole genome shotgun sequence genome encodes:
- the LOC133820005 gene encoding putative phospholipid:diacylglycerol acyltransferase 2 has product MQRAEAHFSHGIADNLDDPKYTHYKYWSNPLETKLPHAPDMEIYSLYGVGIPTERSYVYKMSPSSKCKSIPFRIDSSADGQADSCLKNGVYFVDGDESVPVLSAGFMCAKGWRGKTRFNPSGIATYIREYRHKAPSSLLQGRGLESGAHVDIMGNVALIEDVLRVAAGASGKDIGGDRIHSDIMKMSQRINLQL; this is encoded by the exons ATGCAACGGGCCGAGGCTCACTTCTCTCATGGAATAGCTGATAATCTTGATGATCCTAAGTACACACACTACAAGTACTGGTCAAATCCACTTGAAACCAA GTTACCTCATGCTCCTGATATGGAGATTTACTCTCTCTATGGAGTTGGAATCCCTACAGAAAGATCATACGTGTATAAAATGTCTCCTTCAAGCAAGTGCAAGAGCATTCCATTTCGAATAGATAGCTCGGCCGATGGCCAAGCAGACAGCTGCCTAAAGAATGGAGTATACTTTGTGGATGGCGATGAGAGTGTTCCGGTTTTGAGTGCAGGCTTCATGTGTGCCAAAGGGTGGCGAGGAAAGACTAGATTCAACCCGTCCGGCATAGCTACTTACATAAGAGAGTACCGACACAAAGCGCCATCGAGCCTGCTGCAGGGCAGGGGTTTGGAGAGTGGTGCACATGTTGACATCATGGGAAATGTTGCTTTGATTGAAGATGTTTTGAGGGTGGCTGCTGGAGCCAGTGGCAAAGATATTGGAGGCGACCGCATACATTCGGATATCATGAAAATGTCTCAGAGAATAAATCTTCAGCTGTGA